A stretch of Arthrobacter sunyaminii DNA encodes these proteins:
- a CDS encoding formate--tetrahydrofolate ligase — protein MRAAADMTSDLEISRRAVMKPITDIARAAGIPEEALELYGRYKAKIDPALVPARSTRGKVVLVTAMSPTPAGEGKSTVTVGLGDALAKAGANTVIALREPSLGPVLGMKGGATGGGWSQVVPMEDINLHFTGDFHAITTANNALTALLDNHIYQGNELGIDPRRITFRRVMDMNDRSLRDIVIGLGGPVQGVPRQDGFDITVASEIMAVFCLARDLADLKERLARITVGYTYDRRPVTVRDLGVEGALTLLLKDAVKPNLVQTLAGTPALVHGGPFANIAHGCNSVIATELARTVGDIVVTEAGFGADLGAEKYMDITSRAADVAPDAVVLVATIRALKMHGGVPKDRLSEPDFAALEAGTANLRRHIRNIARFGLSPVVAVNTFTTDTQEEVDWLLQWCAGEGVAAAAADVWANGGGESGGDALAAKVLEALEEPADFHHLYPLDVPVEEKIRTVVRDIYGADDVEFSLPALRRLEEIKAGGWDSLPVCMAKTQYSFSDNADLLGAPTGFTVHVRDLILKTGAGFVVALTGAVMTMPGLPKAPAAMRMDVAADGTPSGLS, from the coding sequence ATGCGCGCAGCCGCTGACATGACCAGCGATTTGGAAATCTCCCGCCGGGCCGTGATGAAGCCCATTACGGACATCGCCCGTGCAGCCGGCATCCCCGAAGAAGCCCTGGAACTGTACGGACGGTACAAAGCCAAGATTGACCCGGCACTGGTGCCCGCACGCAGCACCCGCGGGAAGGTGGTGCTGGTCACCGCCATGAGCCCCACCCCGGCCGGAGAAGGCAAGTCCACGGTCACCGTCGGACTGGGCGATGCACTGGCCAAAGCCGGAGCAAACACCGTCATAGCCCTGCGCGAACCTTCACTGGGGCCGGTACTGGGCATGAAGGGCGGAGCCACGGGCGGCGGCTGGTCGCAGGTGGTGCCCATGGAGGACATCAACCTGCACTTCACCGGCGACTTCCACGCCATCACCACCGCCAACAACGCGTTGACGGCGTTGCTGGACAACCACATCTACCAGGGCAACGAGCTGGGGATCGATCCGCGCCGGATCACCTTCCGCCGCGTCATGGACATGAATGACCGCTCGCTGCGGGACATCGTGATCGGCCTGGGCGGCCCGGTGCAGGGTGTGCCGCGCCAGGATGGTTTCGACATCACCGTGGCTTCGGAAATCATGGCCGTCTTCTGCCTGGCCCGCGACCTCGCCGACCTCAAGGAGCGGCTGGCCCGCATCACAGTGGGATACACCTACGACCGGCGGCCGGTCACGGTGCGGGATCTGGGCGTGGAGGGCGCACTGACACTGCTGCTCAAAGACGCCGTGAAACCGAACCTGGTCCAAACCCTCGCCGGGACGCCGGCGCTGGTCCACGGCGGCCCGTTCGCCAACATCGCACACGGCTGCAACTCCGTGATCGCCACCGAACTGGCCCGCACCGTCGGCGACATCGTGGTCACCGAGGCGGGCTTCGGCGCCGACCTTGGCGCCGAAAAGTACATGGACATCACCTCGCGGGCCGCGGACGTGGCCCCGGACGCCGTCGTCCTGGTGGCAACGATCCGTGCCCTGAAGATGCACGGCGGCGTGCCGAAGGACCGGCTGAGTGAGCCGGACTTCGCCGCCCTGGAGGCGGGAACGGCCAACCTGCGCCGGCACATCCGCAACATCGCCAGGTTCGGCCTGAGCCCCGTCGTGGCGGTGAACACCTTCACCACGGACACGCAGGAAGAGGTGGACTGGCTGCTGCAGTGGTGTGCAGGCGAAGGCGTCGCCGCGGCCGCAGCCGATGTCTGGGCCAACGGCGGAGGGGAAAGCGGGGGTGATGCGCTGGCCGCCAAGGTCCTGGAAGCCCTGGAGGAACCGGCGGATTTCCACCATCTGTACCCGTTGGACGTGCCGGTCGAGGAGAAGATCCGGACGGTGGTCCGGGACATTTACGGAGCCGACGACGTGGAGTTTTCCCTGCCGGCCCTGCGCCGGCTGGAGGAAATCAAGGCCGGGGGATGGGACTCGCTGCCGGTGTGCATGGCCAAGACCCAGTACTCCTTCTCGGACAACGCGGACCTGCTCGGAGCACCGACCGGTTTCACCGTGCACGTGCGGGACCTGATCCTGAAGACCGGAGCCGGATTCGTCGTCGCACTCACCGGTGCCGTAATGACCATGCCCGGACTGCCGAAGGCTCCGGCAGCAATGCGCATGGACGTTGCCGCGGACGGCACGCCCTCCGGCCTCTCATAA
- a CDS encoding glycosyltransferase family 87 protein, protein MEPKPRRQPLRIVVPSRNDPLLRELTEGIGGPLGRHTAPGIVTPGFFTVERVLILLTTAAALVAVLVKMPCRTGGWTAPTHFYQACYSDWPVLFDSRGLAQGVFPFLTPDAAFEYPVLLGLLAGAVALLVPDGGSQERALAYFDVNAVLAVLAWIGTVIATMRMANRRPWDAAMVALAPAMILSVFINWDVWAVLLAALGMLAFARSRPVLAGVLLGLGAALKLYPVLILGAVLVLALRTGRLRPAFQATGAAAAAWLVVNVPFMVADFTGWKFFLTFTGERPAGYSSVWFAWNVLAERWGQSQADSGFINFWAYFLFTAACAGIALLGLAAPRRPRLAQLAFLIVAAFILTNKVYSPQFVLWLIPLVALARPRWRDFLVWQFFEVLHWWAIWMYLGAQTSGGSAQNNIDAAYYVWAVAGHVLATAWLMSQVVRDILVPARDPVRRLNIDDPQGGPFDHAPDRFRLRRRISGTSAGEAGTRTSTPKEAGTP, encoded by the coding sequence ATGGAGCCCAAGCCCCGACGCCAGCCGCTGCGGATAGTGGTGCCCAGCCGCAATGACCCGCTGCTGCGCGAACTCACCGAGGGCATTGGCGGTCCGCTGGGCCGCCACACCGCCCCGGGCATCGTGACGCCCGGGTTCTTTACCGTGGAGCGGGTCCTGATCCTGCTCACCACGGCAGCAGCTCTGGTGGCGGTGCTGGTGAAAATGCCGTGCCGCACCGGCGGCTGGACCGCACCGACCCACTTCTATCAGGCCTGTTACTCGGACTGGCCGGTCCTGTTCGACTCCCGCGGTCTGGCGCAGGGCGTTTTTCCCTTCCTGACCCCGGACGCCGCCTTCGAATACCCCGTGCTGCTGGGGCTGCTGGCGGGCGCCGTTGCCCTGCTGGTGCCCGACGGCGGATCGCAGGAACGCGCGCTGGCCTACTTTGACGTCAATGCGGTCCTGGCGGTCCTGGCCTGGATCGGCACGGTCATCGCGACCATGCGGATGGCCAACCGCAGGCCCTGGGACGCTGCCATGGTGGCGCTGGCCCCCGCCATGATCCTGTCGGTGTTCATTAACTGGGACGTTTGGGCCGTGCTGCTGGCGGCGCTGGGCATGCTGGCTTTTGCGCGCAGCCGCCCGGTCCTAGCCGGAGTGCTGCTGGGTCTGGGGGCGGCGCTGAAGCTCTATCCGGTGCTGATCCTCGGCGCAGTGCTGGTTCTGGCACTGCGGACCGGGCGGCTGCGCCCGGCCTTCCAGGCAACGGGCGCAGCTGCGGCCGCATGGCTGGTGGTGAACGTTCCGTTCATGGTTGCCGACTTCACCGGCTGGAAGTTCTTCCTGACCTTCACCGGGGAGCGGCCTGCGGGGTATTCCTCCGTATGGTTTGCGTGGAACGTGCTGGCGGAGCGGTGGGGGCAGTCGCAGGCGGATTCAGGGTTCATCAATTTCTGGGCCTATTTCCTGTTCACCGCGGCCTGCGCGGGCATTGCACTCCTGGGACTTGCCGCTCCGAGGCGGCCCCGGCTGGCGCAGCTGGCGTTCCTGATTGTTGCCGCCTTCATCCTGACCAACAAGGTGTATTCGCCCCAGTTTGTCCTGTGGCTGATTCCGCTGGTGGCGCTTGCCCGTCCCAGGTGGAGAGACTTTCTGGTCTGGCAGTTCTTCGAAGTGCTCCACTGGTGGGCCATCTGGATGTATCTGGGCGCGCAAACCTCCGGCGGCTCCGCCCAGAACAACATCGACGCCGCCTACTACGTGTGGGCCGTGGCCGGGCACGTGCTGGCCACGGCCTGGCTGATGTCCCAGGTGGTCAGGGACATCCTGGTGCCCGCCCGCGATCCGGTGCGTCGGCTGAACATCGATGATCCGCAGGGCGGGCCCTTCGACCACGCACCCGACCGGTTCCGGCTGCGCCGCAGGATCAGCGGCACGTCAGCTGGGGAAGCCGGCACCCGGACATCCACTCCGAAGGAAGCAGGAACACCATGA
- a CDS encoding inositol-3-phosphate synthase, whose protein sequence is MAKNPIRVAIVGVGNCAASLVQGVQYYRDADPDLTVPGLMHVEFGSYHVNDVQFVAAFDVDSKKVGLDLADAIGASENNTIKIADVPETGVTVQRGHTLDGLGKYYRETIVESDAEPVDIVAALKDNAVDVMVCYLPVGSEQAAKFYAQCAIDAGVAFVNALPVFIAGTKEWADKFTAAGVPIIGDDIKSQIGATITHRVMAKLFEDRGVVLDRTYQLNVGGNMDFKNMLERERLESKKISKTQAVTSNTSADLKADDVHIGPSDYVAWLDDRKWAFVRLEGRNFGDAPVSLEYKLEVWDSPNSAGVIIDAIRAAKIALDRGVGGPILSASSYFMKSPPEQYNDDIAKEKVEQFIRGEVER, encoded by the coding sequence GTGGCTAAGAACCCCATTCGGGTCGCAATCGTTGGTGTGGGAAACTGTGCGGCATCGCTGGTGCAGGGCGTGCAGTATTACCGCGATGCAGATCCGGACCTGACGGTCCCTGGTTTGATGCATGTGGAGTTCGGAAGCTACCACGTCAATGACGTGCAGTTTGTCGCCGCCTTTGACGTCGACAGCAAGAAGGTTGGCCTGGACCTGGCCGACGCCATCGGCGCCAGCGAGAACAACACCATTAAGATCGCTGATGTTCCGGAAACCGGCGTCACCGTGCAGCGCGGCCACACCCTCGACGGCCTGGGCAAGTACTACCGCGAGACCATCGTGGAGTCCGACGCCGAGCCGGTGGACATTGTTGCCGCGCTGAAGGACAACGCCGTTGACGTGATGGTCTGCTATCTGCCCGTCGGTTCCGAGCAGGCTGCCAAGTTCTACGCCCAGTGCGCCATCGACGCCGGTGTTGCCTTCGTGAATGCCCTGCCCGTTTTCATTGCCGGTACCAAGGAGTGGGCGGATAAATTCACTGCTGCCGGCGTGCCGATCATCGGTGACGACATCAAGAGCCAGATCGGCGCCACCATTACGCACCGCGTGATGGCCAAGCTGTTCGAGGACCGCGGCGTGGTGCTGGACCGCACCTACCAGCTGAACGTCGGCGGCAACATGGACTTCAAGAACATGCTTGAGCGTGAGCGCCTGGAGTCCAAGAAGATTTCGAAGACGCAGGCCGTCACCTCCAATACCTCAGCCGATTTGAAGGCCGACGACGTCCACATCGGCCCCTCGGACTACGTTGCCTGGCTCGATGACCGCAAGTGGGCCTTTGTGCGCCTTGAGGGCCGCAACTTCGGCGACGCTCCGGTGTCCCTGGAATACAAGCTGGAGGTCTGGGACTCCCCCAACTCCGCCGGTGTCATCATCGATGCCATCCGGGCGGCCAAGATTGCGCTGGACCGGGGTGTGGGCGGGCCCATCCTCTCGGCGTCGAGCTACTTCATGAAGTCCCCGCCGGAGCAGTACAACGATGACATTGCCAAGGAAAAGGTGGAGCAGTTCATCCGCGGCGAGGTGGAGCGCTAA
- a CDS encoding histidine phosphatase family protein has product MSNAEDFGPAVPDTTPAGTRLPRLWLLRHGETEWSREGNYTGLTDIPLTEAGEAQARAAREKIGAVDFDLVLSSPLARARRTAELVGYPNPQILPHAHEWDYGDNEGRKSTQVRAENPGYLIWNDGVPNGETLDQVAERADRIISLVQAGCGTPMDRTPDATPVEKVLLVAHGHFLRILAARWLGLRADQGRHFVLGTAAVCTLGWDKHTPAIVRWDY; this is encoded by the coding sequence CGCCTGTGGCTGCTGCGCCACGGTGAAACGGAGTGGTCCCGGGAGGGCAACTACACCGGTCTGACGGACATCCCCCTGACGGAGGCGGGCGAGGCCCAGGCCAGGGCCGCCAGGGAAAAGATCGGGGCCGTGGACTTTGATCTTGTCCTGTCCTCTCCGCTGGCCCGGGCGCGGCGCACCGCCGAACTGGTGGGCTACCCCAATCCTCAGATCCTTCCCCACGCCCATGAATGGGACTACGGAGACAACGAGGGCCGAAAGAGCACCCAGGTCCGTGCCGAGAACCCCGGGTACCTCATCTGGAACGACGGCGTACCCAACGGTGAAACCCTGGACCAGGTGGCGGAGCGGGCCGACCGCATCATCTCGCTCGTCCAGGCCGGCTGCGGAACACCGATGGACCGCACGCCGGATGCCACCCCGGTGGAGAAGGTCCTCCTCGTGGCGCACGGACATTTCCTGCGGATCCTCGCCGCCCGCTGGCTCGGTCTTCGGGCGGACCAGGGACGGCATTTTGTCCTCGGAACCGCTGCGGTTTGCACACTGGGCTGGGACAAGCACACTCCCGCGATAGTGCGCTGGGACTATTAG
- the mshA gene encoding D-inositol-3-phosphate glycosyltransferase, which produces MLQVKRVAMLSLHTSPLEQPGSGDAGGMNVYVRSVAVELAATGVEVEIFTRATDRHQRPSVELVPGVTVRHVEAGPRRKIAKEALPGLEAALAASVTGSHPFPSHRHFDVIHSHYWISGTAGLAVARAWDLPLVHTMHTMARVKNLRLQAGEKPEPRVRIDGEQDIVGGATRLIANTSTEAAELESLYGANPRAVDVVAPGVDLQVFSSRNSGAARARLGVPRGVFHVVFAGRIQRMKGPQVLIRAAAELHARRPDIPLHVTVLGAGSGADVLDLAPLADSLGLHGQVTLHPPVEAAVLADWFRAADVVAVPSFSESFGLVALEAQACGTPVLAANVGGLPKAVEHGRTGLLVDGHESGRWSAELERLYDDEGMRRALGYGAAVHAAAFGWKRTATLTAQSYLQAAEQFSAHSVR; this is translated from the coding sequence TTGCTTCAGGTAAAGCGTGTCGCCATGCTCTCCCTGCATACGTCACCGTTGGAGCAGCCAGGCTCCGGTGATGCCGGCGGCATGAATGTTTATGTGCGCTCCGTGGCCGTGGAGTTGGCTGCCACAGGCGTAGAGGTGGAGATTTTCACCCGGGCAACCGACCGGCACCAGCGTCCGTCCGTGGAACTTGTTCCCGGTGTGACGGTGCGCCACGTTGAAGCGGGACCGCGCCGAAAGATTGCCAAGGAAGCTCTCCCCGGGCTGGAAGCTGCCCTGGCAGCATCCGTGACGGGCAGCCATCCATTCCCTTCCCACCGGCACTTTGACGTCATCCATTCGCACTACTGGATCTCCGGCACAGCCGGCCTGGCTGTTGCCCGTGCCTGGGACCTTCCCCTGGTGCACACCATGCACACCATGGCCCGGGTGAAGAACCTGCGTCTGCAGGCCGGAGAGAAGCCGGAGCCCCGGGTGCGGATTGACGGGGAACAGGACATCGTGGGCGGTGCCACCCGCCTGATAGCCAATACAAGCACTGAAGCCGCCGAGCTGGAATCGCTGTACGGAGCCAACCCCCGCGCCGTGGACGTCGTCGCGCCGGGAGTGGACCTGCAGGTTTTCTCGAGCCGGAACTCCGGCGCGGCCCGCGCCCGGCTGGGCGTGCCCCGCGGCGTGTTCCACGTCGTCTTTGCCGGCCGTATCCAGCGGATGAAAGGCCCCCAGGTGCTGATCCGGGCCGCCGCGGAACTGCACGCCCGCCGTCCGGACATCCCGCTGCACGTCACCGTGCTCGGCGCCGGCAGCGGCGCCGATGTTTTGGACCTGGCGCCGCTGGCGGATTCGCTGGGGCTGCACGGACAGGTGACCCTCCATCCGCCCGTGGAGGCCGCCGTGCTGGCCGACTGGTTTAGGGCCGCCGACGTGGTTGCCGTGCCCTCCTTCAGCGAATCCTTCGGCCTCGTGGCCCTTGAAGCCCAGGCCTGCGGCACTCCAGTGCTGGCCGCCAACGTGGGCGGGCTGCCCAAGGCTGTGGAACACGGCCGCACCGGGCTTCTGGTGGACGGTCACGAGAGCGGGCGCTGGTCCGCCGAGCTGGAACGGCTGTACGACGACGAGGGTATGCGGCGGGCGCTGGGCTACGGCGCCGCAGTGCACGCTGCCGCGTTTGGCTGGAAGCGCACAGCCACACTCACGGCGCAGAGCTACCTGCAGGCCGCCGAACAGTTCTCGGCGCACTCCGTGCGCTGA
- a CDS encoding phytoene desaturase family protein — protein MTDVAVVGSGPNGLAAAVIMARAGLSVQVFEAGPTAGGGSRTKELLEPGHRYDVCSAVHPMALASPFFRRFELADRIKLTVPEISYAHPLDGGDAGLAYKDLERTVEGLGADGPAFRKLMSPLVRRSEAITELLMSPLIRGYRQPGAALAFGRAALDQGTPLWNTRFTADKAPALLTGVAAHPVGRMPSLPSAGGGLLLALLAHTVGWPVPDGGSQAIADAMVKDLQAHGGELVTDHRVSSLDEVRGARTVLLDVSPRTLLELAGPELPGRYAGALERFRYGNAACKVDFILSGPVPWANREVGRAGTVHLGGRRAELAAAEAQVAAGKHPHKPYVLLSQPSTFDSSRAPAGRHILWTYCHVPAGSTVDMTEAVTAQIERFAPGFRDVVVRSQVTTAADLERYNENYVGGDFGGGAVSLWQMAARPVPAVNPWQTPLPGIYLCSASTPPGPGVHGMGGFHAAGLALRRRHALPMPDLGVNS, from the coding sequence ATGACCGATGTCGCGGTGGTCGGTTCCGGGCCCAACGGTCTGGCGGCTGCGGTCATCATGGCCCGTGCGGGGCTGTCGGTGCAGGTTTTCGAAGCGGGGCCAACGGCCGGCGGCGGCAGCCGCACCAAGGAACTGCTGGAGCCCGGCCACCGGTACGACGTGTGCTCGGCCGTGCATCCCATGGCCCTGGCGTCCCCCTTCTTCCGCCGGTTTGAACTGGCCGACCGCATCAAGCTCACGGTGCCGGAGATCTCCTATGCGCATCCTTTGGACGGGGGCGACGCCGGACTGGCCTACAAGGACCTGGAACGCACCGTCGAGGGGCTGGGGGCAGACGGGCCTGCCTTCCGTAAGCTGATGTCGCCGCTGGTCCGGCGCAGCGAAGCCATCACCGAGCTGTTGATGTCCCCGCTGATCCGGGGCTACCGGCAGCCCGGTGCGGCACTGGCGTTCGGCCGCGCCGCCCTGGACCAGGGCACCCCGTTGTGGAACACGCGGTTCACCGCCGATAAGGCGCCGGCCCTGCTCACCGGAGTCGCCGCCCACCCGGTGGGACGCATGCCCTCACTGCCGTCGGCCGGCGGCGGCCTGCTTCTGGCCCTGCTCGCCCACACCGTGGGCTGGCCGGTGCCCGACGGCGGATCCCAGGCAATTGCCGATGCCATGGTGAAGGACCTGCAGGCACACGGAGGAGAGCTGGTCACGGACCACCGGGTGTCCTCACTCGATGAGGTCCGCGGCGCCAGGACCGTCCTGCTCGACGTTTCCCCCAGGACCCTGCTGGAGCTCGCCGGACCGGAGCTGCCGGGACGGTATGCGGGAGCGCTGGAGCGGTTCCGGTACGGCAACGCGGCCTGCAAGGTGGACTTCATCCTCTCCGGCCCGGTGCCGTGGGCCAACCGGGAAGTGGGACGGGCCGGAACGGTGCACCTGGGCGGGCGCCGCGCCGAACTTGCCGCCGCCGAGGCGCAGGTCGCGGCGGGAAAGCATCCGCACAAGCCCTACGTCCTGCTGTCCCAGCCCAGCACCTTCGATTCCTCCCGGGCACCGGCGGGCCGCCATATCCTGTGGACCTACTGCCACGTTCCGGCCGGTTCCACGGTGGACATGACCGAAGCCGTCACCGCGCAGATTGAACGGTTCGCACCCGGCTTCCGCGACGTCGTCGTGCGCTCGCAGGTGACGACGGCGGCGGACCTGGAGCGCTACAACGAGAACTATGTGGGCGGTGACTTTGGCGGCGGCGCAGTGAGCCTGTGGCAGATGGCGGCGCGCCCCGTACCGGCAGTGAATCCATGGCAAACGCCGCTTCCGGGGATCTATCTCTGCTCGGCGTCCACGCCGCCGGGACCCGGGGTCCACGGTATGGGAGGCTTTCATGCCGCCGGGCTGGCACTGCGCCGGCGGCATGCCCTGCCGATGCCGGACCTAGGGGTAAACAGCTGA